The region GCACGAACGCCCGCCGCGCCGACGCGCACGCCGTGGACCCCTCGCAACCGGCGGCGGCCGTGATGGTCGCGGACCTGATCGACCTGCTGGGCGCCGGGTGGTCCGAGGAGATCGCCACGCCGCTGATGCTGGGCCTCGTGACCGACACCGGGTCGTTCCGGTTCGATTCGGTCACGCCCGGCGCGTTCCGGACCGCCGCGCGGCTGCGCGAGGCGGGCGCCCGGCTGGGCTGGATCAGTGACCAGCTGGGCCAGAACCCCCGCACGTACTACATGCTGCTGCGCGAGGTGCTGGGCAGCCTGGAATTCCTGCACGGCGGACGCGTGGTCCTGGCCCGGGTGGACGAGGCGATGCTGGAACGCGCCGGGGCCGCCTGGGAGGACGTCGAGAATTACGTGGGCATGCTCCGCAACGCCGAGGGCTCGCAGCTGGCCGTGATGGTCAAGGACTTCGGGGACCGCGTGAAGCTGTCCCTGCGCTCCCGCGCGGGCGTCAGCGCGCAGAACATCGCCGTGACGCTCGGCGGCGGCGGGCACGTCCCGGCCGCCGGGGCCAGCCTGAACCAGCCCTGGCCGGAGGTGTTCCCGCAACTGGACGCGGCGATCACGGCGGAACTCGCGCGGGTGGAGGCCAGCCGCTGACGCCGGCTCCGGGCGGCTGATCCTGCAGCGGTTCAGCCGTCCATGAGTTTCGGCAGCATCCGCAGCCAGTTCACGTCCGCCCAGCGGGCCAGGAAGGCCTGCGCCTCGGCGCTCAGGGGCTGGTCGAGTTCCACCGCCAGCAGCGCCTGCCCCCCGCGCGCCACGCGCGTGCAGGTCAGCGTGGCGATGTTCACGCCGTCCGCCGCGATGGTCGTGGCGATGCGGGCGATCATGCCGACCGCGTCGGTGTAGCGCAGGATCAGGGTGGGGCTCGCGCCGCTGAAGTTCACGCCCAGGCCCTGCACGTGCGTGACGAGGATCACGCCGCCGCCCGTGCTGCTGCCCTGCACCGTGACCCGCTGCGTGTCGCCGCTCACCTCGATCAGCGCGGTGTTGGGGTGCACGTCGCCCAGGTCCGAATCGTGGAACTCGAAGGTCAGGCCCTGCGCCTGCGCTTCCTCGAACGCGGCGGGCAGGCGCTGGTCGTCGGGCCGCATGCCCAGCAGTCCCGCGATCAGCGCGAGGTGCGTGCCGTGCCCGCGCCCGGTCTTGGCGAACGAGGCGTGCAGGCCGATGCGGGCCACGCGGGGCGGTTCGCCCAGCAGGTGGTGCGCGACCAGGCCCAGGCGGCAGGCCCCGGCGGTATGGCTGCTGCTGGGGCCGATCATGACGGGCCCGATCATGTCGAGGAGGGACATGCGGCGAGTATAGGGGCGCCGGGAAGGGGGGTGGCCAACAGTCGGGGCCGCCCCCCTGTTCCTGCGCGCAGGTTTATTTCTGTTCGGTCAGCGGGCGGAGGTTCTCGCGCAGTTCCTCCACGCGTTCGCCGAGGTTCACGTCGGGGTCGAGCCCGTTCGCGTCGGCGTTCCCGGTGGCGCCCTGCATGCCGCTCTGGATGGTTTCGGTCTGGTTCAGGTCCTCGTGGTTCAGGACGGCGTTCTCGCTGCGCGTATCGTCGCTCATGCCCACAGCCTGCCGCGCCGGGACCGGGACCGGATGGGCGGAGGCTGTAGGCACGTTCATGGCCGAGCGCAGCGCGCGCCCACTGACCCCCGGCGTGGCGAGGGCCGCGCGGGCCAGCGGCAGCCGGGTGCGGTTCGGCAGCGTGGCGAACAGGCGCAGCATCGTGCGGGCCAGTGCGCCCGGCGGCGTGTCCGGGTCGAGGAACGCGTGCCACGCGGCGGGCGGCAGCGCGAAGAACGCCCGGAAGAACGGCGCGAGCTGATCCGGGGGCAGGTTCAGCAGCGCCTGCACGCCCAGCAGGTGCACCTCGCGCGCGGCGCGGCGCTCGGGGGGCCACAGGGCCGCCCAGGCCGCCGCGTGCGGGTCGCGCCCGGCCCGCAAGGCGTCCGCCGCGGCGTGGGCCACCATGGGCGCGGCGCGCAGGGCCCCCGCGACCTGAAAGCCACTGATGGGGTGCACCAGACCCCCGGCGGCCCCGAAGGCCAGCGGACCGTGCGGGTCGGGGGCGGCCGTGTTCATGGGGAACGCCACCCATTCCTCGTGCAGGATCTCGCCGGGCGGGGTGCCCTGGGCGCGCAGGCGCTCGTGCAGCCGCGCGCGCAGGGCCGCGCGGGTGGGGGCGGGGCGGGCGATCAGGCTGGTCTCCTCCACGAAGTACGTGTCGCCGCCCAGGTGCATGGCGTACAGGAAGGTGGGGGTCTCGCCCGGGCCGTGCGGGGCGCGGTAGTCCATCCAGACCATCGCGCCGGGTGCACTGGGGGGCCGCTCGAAGCGGGCGGTCAGGCCGTAGGCGGTCTGCAGTGCCGCGCCGCCCGGGTGCCGGGGGCGGCGCAGGCTGCCCGTGTGCCCGGCGGCGTCCACCACGAAGCGGGCGGTCAGGGCGTGCCCCTCGCGGGTGTGCACGGTCCAGCCGTCCGCGCCGGGCGCGGCGTGCGTGACGGTCCCCACGGTCCAGGCCAGGGGTCCGGCGCGGTCCAGCAGCGCGTGCAGGAACCGGGTGTTGTCCAGCAGCGCGTAGGGCCGCAGCAGCGGCGTGGGCTGCGGGCCGGTGTACACCCGCACGTCCGTCCACACGTGCGCGGCGCAGGCCTGCGCCCAAGCGGGCAGGTCGTCCAGCCACGCGCCGTACGTGGCGGGGAAGGCCTGCGGCGCGTGCGGCGCCACGATCCGGACGCTGTGGTGCCGGGCGCGCAACTCGGCGGCCAGGGCCAGGGCGGCGGGCCCGGCGCCGACGATCAGGGCGTCGGTGGGCGCGGGCTCGGTGGGGGCGGGCATGCGCGCAGCGTAGCGTGCCCGCGCGGCGGCGGAGTGTACGCCCGCGCATGAACGGCAGTTCAAGTTTGGACTGTGGCGCGGCGCGCTGCCCACCCGGGCGCCGGGACTCTAGGGTGGGGGCATGACCCGAACCTCTCCCGCCCCGTCCCGCCGTTCCCGTGTGCCGCGCGCCGCGCTGCTGGGGGCCGGCGCCCTGCTCCTCATGACGGCGCTGGCCGCCTGCTCCCGCGACGGCGCGCAGGGCACCCTGAACCGCGTGGTCTCCACCGCCGGCCTGAACGTGACGAGCAACGTCCGCTACGGCCCGGACGTCCGCAACGTCATGGACGTGTACGCCCCGCAGAACGCCCGCAGCGCCCCGGTCGTGCTGTTCATCCACGGTGGCAGCTGGGAAAACGGCGACAAGGACGGCCACAAGTTCGTCGGGGAGTCCCTGGCGCGCGCCGGGTACGTCACGGCCGTCATGAGTTACCGTCTCGCCCCGGCGAACCGGTATCCCTCGTACGTGCAGGACGCCGCGCAGGCGCTGAAGGTCCTGCGCGAGAAGGTGGGCGCGCTGGGCGGCAACCCGCAGAACGTGTTCGTGATGGGCCACTCGGCGGGGGGCTTCAACGCCGTGGAGGTCGTGGACAACGCCCGCTGGCTCGCGGAGGCGGACGTGCCGGTCAGCGCGATCCGCGGCGTGATCGGCGTGGCCGGGCCGTACTCGTACGACTTCCGGCAGTTCTCCAGCGCGAAGGCCTTCCCGGTGGGCGCCACCCCGGACGAGGTCATGCCCGACCGGCACGTGCGCGCCGACGCGCCGCCCCACCTGCTCCTCGTCGCCGAGAACGACGACACGGTCTACCCGCAGAACGCCCTGAACATGGAGGCGGCCCTCAAGGGCGCGGGCGTGCCCGTCACGCGGACCGTGCTGCCGAAACTGAACCACATCACGATCATCGCGGCCATGGCGCGCCCCCTGACGTTCCTGGGCGGCACCCGGCAGGCCGTCATCGACTTCATCGAAGCGCACCGGCTGCCCTGACGTCACACTCAGCG is a window of Deinococcus grandis DNA encoding:
- a CDS encoding DHH family phosphoesterase; protein product: MTDLSPTSDLAAVARALLDHSGPIVVLSHENPDGDALGSVLGLTRALRSLGREVIAPMQVPRFLAFMPRPGELTEGRLAEWPAGALAAVLDVDNNDHVRVGGADLSVFTGPVVNVDHHGTNARRADAHAVDPSQPAAAVMVADLIDLLGAGWSEEIATPLMLGLVTDTGSFRFDSVTPGAFRTAARLREAGARLGWISDQLGQNPRTYYMLLREVLGSLEFLHGGRVVLARVDEAMLERAGAAWEDVENYVGMLRNAEGSQLAVMVKDFGDRVKLSLRSRAGVSAQNIAVTLGGGGHVPAAGASLNQPWPEVFPQLDAAITAELARVEASR
- the sdaAB gene encoding L-serine ammonia-lyase, iron-sulfur-dependent subunit beta, with protein sequence MSLLDMIGPVMIGPSSSHTAGACRLGLVAHHLLGEPPRVARIGLHASFAKTGRGHGTHLALIAGLLGMRPDDQRLPAAFEEAQAQGLTFEFHDSDLGDVHPNTALIEVSGDTQRVTVQGSSTGGGVILVTHVQGLGVNFSGASPTLILRYTDAVGMIARIATTIAADGVNIATLTCTRVARGGQALLAVELDQPLSAEAQAFLARWADVNWLRMLPKLMDG
- a CDS encoding lycopene cyclase family protein, coding for MPAPTEPAPTDALIVGAGPAALALAAELRARHHSVRIVAPHAPQAFPATYGAWLDDLPAWAQACAAHVWTDVRVYTGPQPTPLLRPYALLDNTRFLHALLDRAGPLAWTVGTVTHAAPGADGWTVHTREGHALTARFVVDAAGHTGSLRRPRHPGGAALQTAYGLTARFERPPSAPGAMVWMDYRAPHGPGETPTFLYAMHLGGDTYFVEETSLIARPAPTRAALRARLHERLRAQGTPPGEILHEEWVAFPMNTAAPDPHGPLAFGAAGGLVHPISGFQVAGALRAAPMVAHAAADALRAGRDPHAAAWAALWPPERRAAREVHLLGVQALLNLPPDQLAPFFRAFFALPPAAWHAFLDPDTPPGALARTMLRLFATLPNRTRLPLARAALATPGVSGRALRSAMNVPTASAHPVPVPARQAVGMSDDTRSENAVLNHEDLNQTETIQSGMQGATGNADANGLDPDVNLGERVEELRENLRPLTEQK
- a CDS encoding alpha/beta hydrolase → MTRTSPAPSRRSRVPRAALLGAGALLLMTALAACSRDGAQGTLNRVVSTAGLNVTSNVRYGPDVRNVMDVYAPQNARSAPVVLFIHGGSWENGDKDGHKFVGESLARAGYVTAVMSYRLAPANRYPSYVQDAAQALKVLREKVGALGGNPQNVFVMGHSAGGFNAVEVVDNARWLAEADVPVSAIRGVIGVAGPYSYDFRQFSSAKAFPVGATPDEVMPDRHVRADAPPHLLLVAENDDTVYPQNALNMEAALKGAGVPVTRTVLPKLNHITIIAAMARPLTFLGGTRQAVIDFIEAHRLP